The window TATTCGTTCACTGGAGCCGACCCAGAAGCTGTCCTTGCCACCCTTCGAAGGCTTCCGGACGTGCGGATCATTGAGTTCACCGAATCGTACCGGTCCTCACCTGCGGTCTTGGATGTCTTGAACGCAGTCGGAAAGCCGCTTGGTCTACTGGAGGTTCGGAGCGCGGAACCAGCGACATGGAAGCTCGGTGGCTTCTCCGGTGCGGCCGCTTATGTGACCCCAGAAGCCGAAGCTCACTTCGTGATCAATTCTGCCAAACTCATTCTCGATCACAACCCTAACGCATCCGTGGGAGCGATCTCGCGCGCTGGCTACCGACGAAAAGCACTTGACCAACTATTGAAGGAATTTTCGGCGACTCACCCCGTCTTCGTTTGGGATAGCCCAGTACACCGGCCAGATATTCTCCGAATACTTCGGAAGGAAATGGCGCGGATCCGACCCTTCGGCGGAAGCCAGCAGGAGCAGCTTGAGCAGTTGAAACAAGCATCCATTGCCGCGTTTGAGCCATCTGACGTTGAGTCGATTGACGACGTTCAGGAGGCTTGCGCATTTCTGGCTGACCGCGTTCAAGAAGGATCTAGCGTTGTCACTGCCCTGGATGCAATAGGTGCGTCGGGGAATCCTGAGCGGACGGTCGGGCCAGGCCTCCACGTCCTGAACGCCCATATCGGCAAGGGTCAACAGTTCGACTGGGTGTTCGTCATCGGCTTGGAAGAGGGCCATGTGCCCATGTTCCTCGCGAAGACAGACGACGAAATCACAGAGGAACACAGGGCACTTGTAGTCATGGTCTCTCGCGCCAGACACGGAATTGTAGGGACCAGGGCGCTTGAGACGTCGACAAGATACGGTCCGCGTGCAAGTTCCGCCTCACGGTGGTGGGATGCCTTCGAAA of the Micromonospora sp. NBC_01796 genome contains:
- a CDS encoding ATP-dependent helicase → MTLTGEYPAEKASLLDEPHGNLVLLAPPGCGKTEALALRAMGLIESKRVTAPNKLLALAFSNRARDNIGGRIRQLTQPAIYRQLVDLTNFHGLAARIYQAHASTIGLDPEAIMPERGWLRQVLTTLSDHHPTRQAAMDTLTRVKLQPLSDEEIASELERSGNDLAITAERIRHDSRRLDYSDLLRHAQRILLNEGVAELYALHYSAIIVDEFQDLSPQQLSIVSSISRNNVTYAGDLGQAIYSFTGADPEAVLATLRRLPDVRIIEFTESYRSSPAVLDVLNAVGKPLGLLEVRSAEPATWKLGGFSGAAAYVTPEAEAHFVINSAKLILDHNPNASVGAISRAGYRRKALDQLLKEFSATHPVFVWDSPVHRPDILRILRKEMARIRPFGGSQQEQLEQLKQASIAAFEPSDVESIDDVQEACAFLADRVQEGSSVVTALDAIGASGNPERTVGPGLHVLNAHIGKGQQFDWVFVIGLEEGHVPMFLAKTDDEITEEHRALVVMVSRARHGIVGTRALETSTRYGPRASSASRWWDAFENASRNLGPALHLSLDAHLNSQING